A window of Castanea sativa cultivar Marrone di Chiusa Pesio chromosome 1, ASM4071231v1 contains these coding sequences:
- the LOC142615983 gene encoding uncharacterized protein LOC142615983 → MKDEVIPTTIPSPSRTSTITLKKENSSDHAGLFGKTRYKFWALAAIILLAFWSMFTGSVNLKWSAANLARFSDHHHSLIHDDLDILEVEERKKVVRHMWDVYTQSKSTRLPKFWQEAFEAAYEHLTSDVQGVRDAAVSEIAKMSLSSINLDPPPGRFESTRGSKKIFRQAEKGKKVITVGSSR, encoded by the exons atgaAGGACGAGGTTATACCGACAACAATTCCATCTCCTTCAAGGACATCAACAATAACGTTGAAGAAAGAGAACTCGTCAGATCATGCCGGTTTATTCGGTAAAACCCGGTACAAGTTCTGGGCCTTAGCTGCAATTATTCTTCTCGCTTTCTGGTCCATGTTCACCGGTTCTGTCAATCTCAAATGGTCTGCTGCTAATCTCGCTCGCTTCTCCGACCACCACCACTCTCTCATTCACGACGATCTTGATATTCTT gaagtggaggagagaaagaaagtggtTCGGCACATGTGGGATGTGTACACGCAAAGCAAGAGTACAAGATTGCCTAAGTTTTGGCAAGAGGCTTTTGAAGCTGCGTACGAGCATTTAACCAGTGATGTTCAGGGCGTTCGAGATGCTGCCGTTTCGGAAATCGCTAAGATGTCCCTAAGCTCCATCAATCTCGACCCACCTCCTGGTCGCTTTGAG AGTACTAGAGGATCAAAAAAGATATTCAGGCAAgcagaaaaaggaaagaaggtAATCACAGTTGGGAGTAGCCGATGA